CTAATTTTATGGGTAGCGATGAATATACGGACGTTGTTATAGTCATAGTTTATCTTTTTACATACCTTTGAACTATTATGGTTCGTTTGGAATATAGCCGTTATAATGCCAAAAAGTTACAGCAGGGGTAAATAATGGAGTTGGCTTCAAATCACTTGTATCATACTCACAGGTTTGACGAAGGAAACCCTGTGGCTGAACGTAAAACCCGTTTGGCGGTCATGCTGACAGCGGCTATGATGGTCGCCGAAATTGTCGGTGGTTATTATTACGGTTCGATGGCACTTCTTGCTGATGGGTGGCACATGAGTACCCATGCGCTGGCTCTTGGACTTTCGGTAGGGGCGTATGTCTTGGCACGTCGATACGCACAGGATGGTCGATTTGCATTCGGTACGTGGAAGATTGAGGTATTGGCGGGGTATACCAGTGCCCTTTTCTTGGTCGCGGTTGCTTTGCTTATGTTTTATCAATCGATGCAACGGTTAATCGAACCCATCGTCATCCATTATAACGAAGCGATTATTGTTGCGGCGATTGGATTGGGTGTTAATCTAATCACGGCATGGCTCCTGGGAGATGACCATCATCACGACCACGGACACCATCACGACCATCATGATCATGACCTCAACCTCCGTTCTGCTTATCTTCATGTGTTAGCGGATGCGGCGACTTCAGTATTGGCAATTATTGCTTTGATTGCAGGGATGCTATGGGGAGCATCGTGGCTCGATCCGGTAATGGGGATTGTAGGAGGAGTTTTGGTAAGTGTATGGGCTGTAGGTTTGTTACGGGATACGGGGAGGGTTCTTTTGGATGCTCACATGGACGATCCGGTTGTGGAAGAGGTACGCGAGGTGATTAATGAGGTCGATCCTGAAGCTCATATTACCGATTTGCACGTATGGCGAGTGGGAAAAGGGAAATACTCGGTTATTCTCTCCTTGCAAAGCAATAATGGTTTGAGCCCAAATGATTTTCGCAAAGCCTTATCGATTCACGAAGAGCTGGTACACATCACGGTGGAGATAAACCAATTTAATACTTCGCTATAATTCGCCACTTATTTTTCAGGATTATTAATGAACGAAACTCTCCTTATCCTCGCCGTAGCTTTGGCGATGGACTCTGTCGCCGTTTCGATTGCTATCGGCTCAAAATATAAAGACCTTTTAGTCTCTAAAGCACTTTTTACTGCTGCTGTTTTTGGATTTTTTCAAGGGGCTATGCCGATTGCCGGATATTTTATCGGGATTAGCTTTGCTGAATACGTCCAATCATTCGATCACTGGATCGCCTTTGTTCTCCTTGTAGGACTCGGTGGAAAAATGCTTTACGAAGCGTATCACAACGAATTTGACGATGAAGTAACCGATCTTTCCACAAAAACTCTTATTACTTTGGGAATTGCTACTAGTATCGATGCGATGGCAATCGGGGTGACATTTGCTTTTTTACAAACCGATATCTACACAGCGGCAAGTGTGATTGCCCTTGTTACTTTTGTATTATGTATCGTAGCGGTCTATATTGGGAAAAAACTGGGTTCACTGCTGGAGAGCAAAGCTGAAATGCTCGGAGGGGTGATTCTTATTGCGCTTGGATGTAAAATCCTTGCAGAGCATCTAGGATTAATATAGGGCACTTATATGGTCAATATCATTCCAGCTGAGATCTTTTTTGGAAGATGAGGTGAGGATATGGCGCATGTAGCGGGCAAAAACATCGGTTTCGATATTGACCCGTGTCCCTTTTTTATAAGTGCCAAATAGTGTTTCACGCATCGTAATCGGGATAATGGTGAGGCGGAATGCACTTCCCATCACTTCATTGACCGTGAGACTGATTCCATCGATGGTGATGGAACCTTTTGGGGGGATGAGGGGGATAAATTCACTCTCCACATCGACGATGACATCGTAGCTGTTGCCGTTGTCGGTGATGGAGCGGATGGTGCCGATGGTGTCGATATGCCCTTGGACGATATGCCCCTCGAAGCGATCTCCCATCATCATGGCGGGTTCGATGTGTACGGAACCACTTAGTTTTTCGGTCGCGATATGTTTGAGAGTTTCGGGGGAGAGTTCGACGCTGAATCCATCACTCTCGATGCTTACGACCGAGAGACACGTGCCGTTGATAGCGATAGAGTCACCGAGCTTTGGTTTGTGCGAAGCTTTGAGGGATAAACGGTTCCCTCCGAAGCTTTTCACCTGTGCCATCTCCCGAATCAGTCCTGTAAACATCTCAACTCCCAAATCAAATTTTATATTCTCGTCATTCCGAACTTGATTCGGAATCTAATTAGAAGATGCTGAATCAAGTTCAGCATGACCGGAAAATCAAAAAACTATTTTACCCTCTTCTTGCAAAGACCTGATAATACTTTTTGCTTTTTCGTGACCGTTATAGGCGGCTTTTCGGCACCACTCCAACGCCGTGTCGTTATTCATTTCACACCCCAACCCTTGATCAAACATCAACCCAAGGTTATATTGCCCCTCCGCGAGGTTCATATTGGCAGCGCGGGAAAAACAGATAAAAGCTTTTGGATAATCTTGGAGTACTCCGTGTCCTTCTTTAAAGAGAACACCAAGATTGTTAAATGCCCCTGCGTGTCCTCTTTTGGCCGCCTCTTCGTACCAAAACGCCGCTTCAGAGAAATTTTGAATACACCCTAATCCCCGCTCCAAACTCAACGCCACTTCGTATTGGGCTTGGGGAAGTTCTAAGATAGCGGCACGCATTAACAATTCATGACTTTTAAACTGATCGTGAGGGACGACAACCCCATCGGCAACCATGAGGGCGAGGTTAAAAATAGCAGTAGGTTCATTGAACTCTGATGCGCGGCTATAGTACTCATACGCTTTTTCGAGAGATTGCTCAACCCCAAGCCCTTGTTGATAGAGATACCCTATCGAGGATAGGGCTGTAGGGTTGTTTTGATCGGCGAGATGGGTAAAAAGCTCCAATGCTTTGGAGTAGTCTTGGGCATTAAAAGCGTCGAAAGCGGTTTGAAGCATAGGTAAATCATCCATCTTTTTACAATAATTATAGCGTGAGGTACTTAACGGCGTACTTTTCTCGCTTCGCGTTGTTTTTCTTTAAGTCTGGTTACAACATCTTTGAGTTCCTCTTTTTTTCTCAAAAGCTCTTCTCGTATCAGATGTTCATCCCCTCCATCGACAGCGGGATCAAACTCTACAGGGGTTGGATCGTAGTTTTTTAAAAGATCTTCAAGGGTTGTGTTTTGGCTCATAAAGGTCTCTGCATCAAAATATTTGCTTAATTGTAAAACAGTTTTGCTTTAAGTTTTAGTCCTTTCAATAATAATCGTTATAATTGCGATAATAATTTATGGTTAAAGAAGTCAATGATGCAATATGACGTTATCGTAGTAGGTGGTGGTCACGCAGGGATCGAAGCCGCTCTCGCCTCAGCCCGTATGGGGCACAACACATTAATGGTCTCTATTTTAGCAGAGCAAGTGGGCGCGACGAGCTGTAACCCAGCCGTCGGTGGACTCGCTAAAGGTCACTTGGTACGTGAACTCGATGCACTGGGTGGGGAGATGGGGCTATTAACCGATGAAGCGGGTATCCAGTTTCGTATCCTCAACATCACCAAAGGCCCCGCAGTACGTGGAAGCCGCGCGCAGATCGATATGGATCGCTACCGTGTAATCGCACGCAATACCATCCTCACAACCCCCAACCTATCGTTAGTCCAAGAGACGGTGAATGCTCTCATACTCGAAGAGGGATCTGTTGTCGGCGTTCGTACCCATCTACTCAACGTCTATCGAGCTAAAAAAGTGATTTTGACCACGGGGACATTTCTCAACGGGATGATTCATATCGGTGAAATCCGCCAAGAGGCGGGACGCTTCGGAGAGTTCCCAGCCAAAGGATTAACCGATTCATTACGCGAAGCAGGAATCACCGTAGGACGGCTTAAAACGGGGACGTGCCCTCGTATCGATAGTTCTTCTATCGATTTTAGTGTGATGGAGATTCAAGACGGGGATGAATTACCGAACCCGTTTAGTTTTCGCACCGACCGAGCAGAGTTTGCACGGACGAAAAAACAGCTTCCGTGCTATATCGCCTATACCAACGAAGAGACCCACAGTCTCATCGAGGGGAACTTCCACCGCGCTCCCCTTTTCACAGGTCAAATCGAGGGGGTAGGACCGCGCTACTGCCCGAGTATCGAGGACAAGATCAACCGCTTCCGTGACAAAGAGCGCCATCATCTTTTTATCGAACCTCAAAGTGCGGAGAATACCGAGTGCTACATCAACGGTATGTCCACCTCGCTTCCACCCGATGTTCAACGCTCCATGATTCAATCGGTTCACGGGATGGAGAATGCAAAAATCGTCCGCTACGGCTACGCTATCGAGTACGATTACGTCGATCCGACCGAACTCAAACACACGTTAGAGACCAAAAAAGTGAAAAATCTCTACTGTGCGGGACAGCTCAATGGGACAACGGGATACGAAGAGGCAGCGGCGCAGGGGATGATGGCAGGGATTAACGCCGCATTGTCGTTGCAGGGGAGGGAACCTCTGATTTTGCGCCGTGATGAAGCTTATATCGGAGTATTGATTGATGATTTGGTGACCAAAGGGACGAAAGAGCCGTACCGTATGTTCACCTCGCGCGCTGAGTACCGTTTGTTGCTTCGCGAAGAGACGGCAGATTTGCGTCTAGGAAAATACGGTCATGCATTAGGGCTTATAGATGATGCTCAAATGGAGCGAATCGAGATGAAACGGACTCAAATAGCGGAGGGGTTAAAACTTCTCGAAGAGACGATACTAACTCCGAATAAAGAGTTTCTCGCATTTTTAGCTTCCATCGATGAAGAGCATATCACCGATAAACTCACCGCAACTCAACTCGTTTCCCGTAAAAGTTTTGAGTTGGAAAAGCTCGTAAAGCTCATTCCGAGTTTCGCAGAGCTTGATCCCTATATCCAAGAGCAGATTTTGATCGAAGCGAAATACGCCCGCTACGTTGAAAAGCAGAGTGAAGATATCGAGCGAATGAGCCGAATGTTACACATTGCTATCCCAGAAAATTTTGACTTTGCCTCTGTATCAGGACTCTCTAATGAGATCGTGAGCAAACTCAATACCTTTAATCCACCCACCTTGCAGGCAGCATCTCAAATCAGCGGAATTACCCCCGCCGCGCTCGATATACTTCATATTTACATCAAAATGGCAGGAAAAAAATGAGATATTTTTACTACGTCCATACGGGTCACCGTATCGGATTGGATCGTTTTCACCGTGCCATCGCCATCGTCACTGAACTCCAAAAAGAGATTGATATAACACTTCTTTGCTCCGATTTTCGGATTGCGGCGGAAGCCAAAGAATTTGGTATTAAACGCTCTGTAGGGGTAGATTTGGTACGAAATATCCCTCAAATCGCCCAAAACGGTGACAAAATCATTTTTGACTCGGCTGAGATTAACCCGACGTTGCTTGATGACATGACGCTGTTTTTCTCCTCTTTTATCCGTATCTCTGATGATCCATCCGATACTAAACATGCTAAAGAGTTTCTGATTTCACCGTATCTTGTAGGTGAGGGGATTTGTACGGCAACTGTTATTAATGAACGTTATTTTGAATCGCTTCCTAAAACGATTCCTTTGGCACTTTTTTTCGGTGATGATGATTATGAAAAAGATTTGGAAAAAAATCAAGCGCTATTTAAACCTCTCGAAGCTGAATTACTGATGGGGTTTTATCACTTTCTTGGGTATGAAAACGCTCTCAAAGAGTCTTTTAAAACAATACATGAATGTGAAGAATACGATGAGATTATCCGCAAAAGTGAGATCTTGGTGAGCGGATCGCCTCAAGCGGTGCTTCAAAACTTAGCCGGAGGTGGAAAACCGATTTACCTTCAACGCCCTGATTATGTAAGAGATTTTATTCCGTTATTTGATACTTTATCGATTCCGATTGTGGAAGGATTTTCCCAAGAACAGCTTATGCAAAGGGTTAAAACTGTTGTATCAAATAACTATCACACAATCGAAAAAAGTAACACCAAAGTAATCGAATTCATAAGAAAAACTTTCATTTTATAGAAAATTAATCCTTTTTAACTTATGATGGGGAGTTAAATTTCCAAATTAAGTGAGATAATAATGATGGATGAAAGCAGAAGAGGCTTTATTGGTAAAGCTTTCGGTGCCGTCGCTGCAGTTGGTGGAGTTGCTTCACTGATCGCGATGAAGAAAACATGGGACCCGCTTCCAAGCGTTATGTCTGCCGGTTTTACAACGGTTGACGTATCAGGCTTAGAAGCTAACAAACTTGAAATCGCTGTATGGCGTGGTAAACCGATATTTATTCTTAAATATACGGAAGATATGAAACCAACGGATGGTCGTAGTGTTAAAGTCGGCGACCATTATTACTCTGTAATGGTTGGTCTTTGTACTCACCTTGGATGTATTCCGGGTTACGAAAACGACAGAAAAATGTTCAAATGTGCTTGTCATGGTGGGGAATACTCAGCAGATGGCAGACAAACTTTTGGACCTCCTCCAAGACCGCTTGATATCCCTCCATTTAAAATTGATGGTGTAACACTCGTCCTTGGTGAAGAGGGTCCTGAGTACAAAGCTATGATGGCAAAAGCAGGAGGAGCGTAAGATGGCAGAATTTAAACCAGCAGGCTCAATGTATGAGTGGTTTGATCAACGTTTAGGAATTGATAAATTCGTAAAAGTGATGATGACGGAATATTGGATTCCTAAAAATATCAACTTTTTGTGGGCGATGGGGGTTCTACTCACCGTTATGTTTACATTGTTGGTCGTTTCAGGTATTTTCTTATTGATGTACTATAAACCGGATATCAATATGGCATTCGACAGTGTTAACTACACAATTATGCAAGAAGTTGCGTATGGTTGGTTGTTCCGTCATATCCACGCAGTTGGTGCGTCAGTAGTCTTTTTGATTATCTATATTCACATGTTTACCGGTATCTATTACGGCTCTTATAAAAAAGGGCGTGAGATGATTTGGATTTCTGGGATGTTGTTGTTTATGCTTTTCTCTGCAGAAGGGTTTAGCGGATACATGCTTCCATGGGGACAAATGTCATACTGGGCAGCGTACGTTATTACTGAAATCTTTGGTGGTATACCATTGATCGGTGGAGATTTGGTTGTATGGATTCGTGGTAACTTTTATGTTGCTGATGCTACATTGACCCGTTTCTTTATGCTTCACGTATTGTTGATTCCGTTGGCGATTTTAGGTGCGATTGTATTCCACTTTTATTCACTCCGTTTTCCACACGTTAACAACGAAGCAGGTGAATTTTTCGATTTCGACGAAGAGGCAGAAAAATACCTTGCAGGTGATAAAAAGAACTCAAAAGTAGTTCCGTTTTGGCCAGTATTTTTGTCTAAAGACTTTTTTGTTTTAGGCTTTTTCTTATTGTTCTTTTTCTATTTGGTGTTCTTCCATTACAGTTTTGCAATGGATCCAATCAACTTTGATAAAGCAGATGGTCTTAAAACTCCGGCACACATCTATCCTGAGTGGTATTTCTTGTGGTCATACGAAGTATTACGTGGTTGGTTCTTTGAAATCGCTGGTATTTCTGGAAAATCATTAGGATTGATTGCGTTTGGTTTTGCGAATGCTATTTTCTTGGTTATGCCGTGGTTGGATCGCTCACCGATGGTAAAACCGGCGAATCAACGCCCGTATTTCAAATATTGGTTCTGGTTGATGATTGCTGACTTGATGGTATTGACCGAATTTGGTAAATTACCTCCGACCGGACCAAATGCATGGGTTGGATTTGGCGCATCATTGACATTCTTGGTATTGTTTATTGCATTGCCGTTTATTACTAAAGCAGAAGCTAAAAAAGTAGGAGGCAAATAATGAAAGAGTTTAAAATCTTAGCCGTTATTATGGCTCTTGTTGGTATCACTTATTATGGAATCGAGCCATACGCTCACAGTGTTATGCACCCAGAAGTAGCTCCGGCTGACTTCACCTTTAAAGATGCAAAAAATGTTGATACGACGTTGGCAGGTAATGTTGAAAATGGTAAAACACTAGTAGAAGCAAACTGTATCGCATGTCATGCTATCGAAAAAGCAGGTCACCCTGCGATTATGCCAAATGCAGATGCTGCGGCAAGTTATGGTGTTGTTCCACCGGATTTGAGTCAAGCAGGTCGTATTTACGATAAAAACTATTTGGCAAACTTTATTTTCGATCCGGTAACGGCTATGCACTTGGAACATAAATATCCTGTAGGTGGAGCAAAAGCGTTCCCAATGCCATCATACAATTGGATGACTCCGCAAGAGATTATGGACGTTGTTGCCTATCTCCAATCGGTTACTCCAAAAGTAGCGGAAGGTAAAGAAGCAAATAAAGCGACATTTGAAGCGGCATGTGGACGTTGTCACTCAATGGCGTATGCTAAATTTGATGCAACTACTCCAAAAGATGCTATCAAAACGTATATGGGTGCAACACCTCCGGATTTATCACAATACATCAAAAGCCGTGGTGAACACTATCTTCACAGCTTTATCAATGACCCTCAAGTATTGCTCAAAGGGACTTCTATGCCACGTGTTGGTTTGAGTGAAAAAGCGCAAGAAGAGGTAATCGCTTATATGGAAGAGATTGGTGATTCGAAAAAAGCAGAACGTGAAGCAACTGGTCTATACGTTATGATTTATACATTTATATTTGCAATCTTGGCCTATTTGTGGAAACGCAAAATTTGGTCAGAAGTTCACTAAGGGGTAATGGATGAAAATAGTAAAAATTTTAGCCCTATCCGCACTTTTAAGTGTGGGTGCAATGGCAGATGAGACATTGGCTGCAAACATGAGTCAAATGGAGAGCGGTTTGAACAGTGTGCAAAAAGGATTTTTGTACAACACTCCGGATTTGATTAAAAGCGGTGTAGCAGATATCAAAAAAGCAGATGCACTTTTTCATGATGCGGAGGCGACTAAAAAGTTTCTTCCAAAAGACAAACATCACATGAGTAATGTTGCTTTTAATGCAGCAAAACGAATTGATAAAGCTTCAGAATCATTGCTCAAAGCACTTGATAAAAAAGAGTACTCTAAAGCAAGTAAATCTTATTCTGAAATCGTGAATGCTTGTACGGCATGTCATGCAGTCGTTCGCGGCTGGTAAAAAAGTTACCCCTTTGATGGGGTTCCTCCTCTAATCTTCCTACTAAATAAAACTCCAAACTACTTTTAGATACACTCGCACATAAATGTGTAAGCCTCAAGGAATGATGTGTTAATAGATAGTTATGGTAGAACAGTTGATTATTTACGTGTTTCGGTAACGGAACGGTGTAATTTTAGATGTCAATATTGTATGCCTGAAAAACCTTTTTCGTGGGTACCAAAAGAGAACCTTCTCAGTTTTGAAGAACTTTTTGAGTTTATGAAAGTTGCCATCGACGAAGGGGTCAAAAAAATCCGCATTACAGGCGGAGAACCCCTACTGCGTGAAAACTTGGACACTTTTATCAAAATGATCCATGATTATAAAAACGATATCGATTTGGCGATGACGACCAACGCTTTTTTGCTAGGCGGTGCCGCACAAAAGCTTTATGATGCGGGATTGCGTCGTATTAATGTTTCTATCGATTCGCTCATCCCCGAAGTTGCTGAAAAAATCGCTAAAAAAGATGTTCTTAAAAATGTCCTCGAAGGGATAGAAGAGGCGCTTCGTGTAGGGCTAAAAGTCAAAGTGAACATGGTTCCGATGAAAGGGCTGAATGAGGGTGAAATTCTTGATGTTCTCGAATACTGCAAATCACGCGGTATGGTTATCCGATTTATCGAATACATGGAAAATATCCATGCAGAAGTTGATATTCGCGGGATGAACAGTGATGAACTCCTAGAAATTATTGGGAGTCGCTATTCGTATGTTGATGAAGGGTTTGACGGACACTCTCCGTCTCATTATTACAAACTAATCGATGGCTATGAGTTTGGAATCATCGAACCTCATAAAGATGATTTTTGTACCAAATGCAACCGTATCCGACTCACCGCAGAGGGAAATCTCATCCCATGTCTCTATTTCGATGAAGCAATGAATATTCGTGATGCCGTCCGTCGTGGCGATATCCGTGAAGCGGCATTGGTGCTCAAAGAGGTAATTCGTACAAAACCTGAAAAAAATCGCTGGTCTGATCCTGATGGAGAACTCTCCAAACGTGCGTTTTATGAAACAGGGGGGTGAGCATGTTATATTTAGTTGAACATTTCTATGACTATTTCAATACGATGTTTGAACGCGTCCAAACATCTACGTTAACACTGGGTTTTGCTCAGCACAAGGCTCAAAAAGCTACGCTTTCGACGGAGCTAAAATGCTCTATTTAGTTGAACATTTTTACTCCGTTCAAGGTGAGGGGAAATACGTCGGAACACCGTCACTCTTTTTTAGATTCGGAGGGTGTAACCTTAAATGCGAAGGATTCGGGTGCCATGAAATCACCCCTGATGGGCGTGAAGTGATTGGATGCGATACGGTGTATGCCGTTGATCGTAAAGGATTCGGGGATTTGTGGATGGAGGTCGAAGAGCTTCAAACCCTAATATGGATTATGAACGGCTACAAGCTCCCCCCTCATGTCGATGTCGTTTTGACGGGTGGTGAACCGCTCATCTATGCCAATGAGCCTATTTTTGTAGAATTTATCGAGTATTTGATTGGAAATGGGCATCGGGTAACGTTTGAGACCAACGCGACAATCGCCCCTGATTTTGTAAAATATCCTTTTTACAAAGAGGCGATTTATGCCTTATCGGTAAAACTCTCCAACAGCGGCGAGCCGTATGACAAACGGGTGAAAAAAGAGGTAATAAACTCTATTCTTTCCCATACCCAAGGGAGTTTTTTTAAATTCAGCGTGGATGAACCCTCATTAGTCAGTCTCCTCGAAGCAGAGATAGATGAGATTATCGCTTCCCATCCGTATACGAGCGTATATTGTATGCCTTTGGGTGGAGATAAAGCCCATATCGAAGCCAACTGCGAAGCGGTAATCGAATTTTGCAAACGACGAGGGTTTATCTATTCTGATAGGTTGCATATTCGCATCTGGGATCAGAATCACGGGGTATAATATAGTTAACACTTGAAGTCACATTTTGTGACCTCAACATGCGAAGGTAGATCATGATAATTCGTAAACTTTTTAAATTTGAAAACGCTCACGTCGTTCGTGGCTGTTCCACTCAGCGTTGCCGTGCGTCGATCCACGGTCATTCGTATAGAGTTGAAGTATTACTCGAATCGCAATACCTCGATAACGGTCAGATGATTTACGATTTTGGTTTGATGAAACAGGGTATGAAAGAGCTGATTGATGCGTTTGATCATGCGGTAGCTCTCTGGGACGGCGATGATGCGGAGTATATAGCCGATATGCAAAAACACTCTAATCGGTGGATATTGCTCCCGATTTCACCCTCATGCGAACAATTTAGCCGTGTGATTTTCGTGATGCTCGATAAGCTATTGTGGTTTACGAAAACGGTCAATGGTGAAAAGATGGTTCGCATCAGCAGTATCATCGTCCATGAAACCGAAACGGGATACGCGCAATGTTTCCGTGAAGATGCCTACTCAGAACTTATGGGGCTGATTGATTTGGAAAAAATCATCTTTAGCGATGAGATACGCGAGGGGTGGCATGATCCTTTGTTATGGGAGAGGGTAAAATCGGGAGA
The sequence above is drawn from the Sulfuricurvum sp. genome and encodes:
- the dmeF gene encoding CDF family Co(II)/Ni(II) efflux transporter DmeF; translated protein: MELASNHLYHTHRFDEGNPVAERKTRLAVMLTAAMMVAEIVGGYYYGSMALLADGWHMSTHALALGLSVGAYVLARRYAQDGRFAFGTWKIEVLAGYTSALFLVAVALLMFYQSMQRLIEPIVIHYNEAIIVAAIGLGVNLITAWLLGDDHHHDHGHHHDHHDHDLNLRSAYLHVLADAATSVLAIIALIAGMLWGASWLDPVMGIVGGVLVSVWAVGLLRDTGRVLLDAHMDDPVVEEVREVINEVDPEAHITDLHVWRVGKGKYSVILSLQSNNGLSPNDFRKALSIHEELVHITVEINQFNTSL
- a CDS encoding manganese efflux pump MntP family protein; translation: MNETLLILAVALAMDSVAVSIAIGSKYKDLLVSKALFTAAVFGFFQGAMPIAGYFIGISFAEYVQSFDHWIAFVLLVGLGGKMLYEAYHNEFDDEVTDLSTKTLITLGIATSIDAMAIGVTFAFLQTDIYTAASVIALVTFVLCIVAVYIGKKLGSLLESKAEMLGGVILIALGCKILAEHLGLI
- a CDS encoding riboflavin synthase — its product is MFTGLIREMAQVKSFGGNRLSLKASHKPKLGDSIAINGTCLSVVSIESDGFSVELSPETLKHIATEKLSGSVHIEPAMMMGDRFEGHIVQGHIDTIGTIRSITDNGNSYDVIVDVESEFIPLIPPKGSITIDGISLTVNEVMGSAFRLTIIPITMRETLFGTYKKGTRVNIETDVFARYMRHILTSSSKKDLSWNDIDHISALY
- a CDS encoding tetratricopeptide repeat protein codes for the protein MDDLPMLQTAFDAFNAQDYSKALELFTHLADQNNPTALSSIGYLYQQGLGVEQSLEKAYEYYSRASEFNEPTAIFNLALMVADGVVVPHDQFKSHELLMRAAILELPQAQYEVALSLERGLGCIQNFSEAAFWYEEAAKRGHAGAFNNLGVLFKEGHGVLQDYPKAFICFSRAANMNLAEGQYNLGLMFDQGLGCEMNNDTALEWCRKAAYNGHEKAKSIIRSLQEEGKIVF
- the mnmG gene encoding tRNA uridine-5-carboxymethylaminomethyl(34) synthesis enzyme MnmG, whose amino-acid sequence is MQYDVIVVGGGHAGIEAALASARMGHNTLMVSILAEQVGATSCNPAVGGLAKGHLVRELDALGGEMGLLTDEAGIQFRILNITKGPAVRGSRAQIDMDRYRVIARNTILTTPNLSLVQETVNALILEEGSVVGVRTHLLNVYRAKKVILTTGTFLNGMIHIGEIRQEAGRFGEFPAKGLTDSLREAGITVGRLKTGTCPRIDSSSIDFSVMEIQDGDELPNPFSFRTDRAEFARTKKQLPCYIAYTNEETHSLIEGNFHRAPLFTGQIEGVGPRYCPSIEDKINRFRDKERHHLFIEPQSAENTECYINGMSTSLPPDVQRSMIQSVHGMENAKIVRYGYAIEYDYVDPTELKHTLETKKVKNLYCAGQLNGTTGYEEAAAQGMMAGINAALSLQGREPLILRRDEAYIGVLIDDLVTKGTKEPYRMFTSRAEYRLLLREETADLRLGKYGHALGLIDDAQMERIEMKRTQIAEGLKLLEETILTPNKEFLAFLASIDEEHITDKLTATQLVSRKSFELEKLVKLIPSFAELDPYIQEQILIEAKYARYVEKQSEDIERMSRMLHIAIPENFDFASVSGLSNEIVSKLNTFNPPTLQAASQISGITPAALDILHIYIKMAGKK
- a CDS encoding Rieske 2Fe-2S domain-containing protein, with the protein product MMMDESRRGFIGKAFGAVAAVGGVASLIAMKKTWDPLPSVMSAGFTTVDVSGLEANKLEIAVWRGKPIFILKYTEDMKPTDGRSVKVGDHYYSVMVGLCTHLGCIPGYENDRKMFKCACHGGEYSADGRQTFGPPPRPLDIPPFKIDGVTLVLGEEGPEYKAMMAKAGGA
- a CDS encoding cytochrome bc complex cytochrome b subunit; its protein translation is MAEFKPAGSMYEWFDQRLGIDKFVKVMMTEYWIPKNINFLWAMGVLLTVMFTLLVVSGIFLLMYYKPDINMAFDSVNYTIMQEVAYGWLFRHIHAVGASVVFLIIYIHMFTGIYYGSYKKGREMIWISGMLLFMLFSAEGFSGYMLPWGQMSYWAAYVITEIFGGIPLIGGDLVVWIRGNFYVADATLTRFFMLHVLLIPLAILGAIVFHFYSLRFPHVNNEAGEFFDFDEEAEKYLAGDKKNSKVVPFWPVFLSKDFFVLGFFLLFFFYLVFFHYSFAMDPINFDKADGLKTPAHIYPEWYFLWSYEVLRGWFFEIAGISGKSLGLIAFGFANAIFLVMPWLDRSPMVKPANQRPYFKYWFWLMIADLMVLTEFGKLPPTGPNAWVGFGASLTFLVLFIALPFITKAEAKKVGGK
- a CDS encoding c-type cytochrome; protein product: MKEFKILAVIMALVGITYYGIEPYAHSVMHPEVAPADFTFKDAKNVDTTLAGNVENGKTLVEANCIACHAIEKAGHPAIMPNADAAASYGVVPPDLSQAGRIYDKNYLANFIFDPVTAMHLEHKYPVGGAKAFPMPSYNWMTPQEIMDVVAYLQSVTPKVAEGKEANKATFEAACGRCHSMAYAKFDATTPKDAIKTYMGATPPDLSQYIKSRGEHYLHSFINDPQVLLKGTSMPRVGLSEKAQEEVIAYMEEIGDSKKAEREATGLYVMIYTFIFAILAYLWKRKIWSEVH
- the moaA gene encoding GTP 3',8-cyclase MoaA: MLIDSYGRTVDYLRVSVTERCNFRCQYCMPEKPFSWVPKENLLSFEELFEFMKVAIDEGVKKIRITGGEPLLRENLDTFIKMIHDYKNDIDLAMTTNAFLLGGAAQKLYDAGLRRINVSIDSLIPEVAEKIAKKDVLKNVLEGIEEALRVGLKVKVNMVPMKGLNEGEILDVLEYCKSRGMVIRFIEYMENIHAEVDIRGMNSDELLEIIGSRYSYVDEGFDGHSPSHYYKLIDGYEFGIIEPHKDDFCTKCNRIRLTAEGNLIPCLYFDEAMNIRDAVRRGDIREAALVLKEVIRTKPEKNRWSDPDGELSKRAFYETGG
- a CDS encoding 7-carboxy-7-deazaguanine synthase QueE, with the translated sequence MLYLVEHFYSVQGEGKYVGTPSLFFRFGGCNLKCEGFGCHEITPDGREVIGCDTVYAVDRKGFGDLWMEVEELQTLIWIMNGYKLPPHVDVVLTGGEPLIYANEPIFVEFIEYLIGNGHRVTFETNATIAPDFVKYPFYKEAIYALSVKLSNSGEPYDKRVKKEVINSILSHTQGSFFKFSVDEPSLVSLLEAEIDEIIASHPYTSVYCMPLGGDKAHIEANCEAVIEFCKRRGFIYSDRLHIRIWDQNHGV
- a CDS encoding 6-carboxytetrahydropterin synthase yields the protein MIIRKLFKFENAHVVRGCSTQRCRASIHGHSYRVEVLLESQYLDNGQMIYDFGLMKQGMKELIDAFDHAVALWDGDDAEYIADMQKHSNRWILLPISPSCEQFSRVIFVMLDKLLWFTKTVNGEKMVRISSIIVHETETGYAQCFREDAYSELMGLIDLEKIIFSDEIREGWHDPLLWERVKSGEGFTNPETV